A section of the Verrucomicrobium sp. GAS474 genome encodes:
- a CDS encoding efflux RND transporter periplasmic adaptor subunit translates to MNFLRSLTARIPYFRTLSIALLAVVAFFAYSYFSRPAAEVYRVHRGTAIAAVYGTVRIEWTSSVGVRAQNSGYIQLKDISPGQSSIGLHVRKDQVLATIVDEATAREISQTKIDLDAALAKQKVGPADAIALEASRTSLARTEKLNELTQLAPAQMEGARNDVKRLEDLVKGEQILLDQAVETNRQNLKNFQDKMARSLIKSPIDGVLTAIANSDNELVTEGNVVFTIAQPTTYVSGQVNEEDVGRITDKLKAKLRLYSFPDIELLASVTSVLPYPDPATQRYTVILSLDNPPPNLMAGMTGEMNVIIGKRENSLLIPTSAIRNGRVFVVGSGGTVSPRNVKFGFRSMETTEILEGIQEGERVIVADQDLFHPGDHVRALEINPDATGH, encoded by the coding sequence GTGAACTTCCTCCGCTCCCTCACCGCCCGGATCCCCTACTTCCGGACCCTTTCCATCGCGCTGCTGGCCGTCGTCGCCTTCTTCGCCTACTCCTACTTCTCCCGCCCCGCGGCCGAGGTCTACCGCGTCCACCGCGGCACCGCCATTGCGGCCGTCTACGGCACCGTCCGGATCGAGTGGACCTCCTCCGTCGGCGTCCGCGCCCAGAACAGCGGCTACATCCAGCTGAAGGACATCTCCCCCGGCCAGTCGTCGATCGGCCTCCACGTCCGCAAGGACCAGGTCCTCGCCACCATCGTCGACGAGGCGACCGCGCGGGAGATCAGCCAGACCAAGATCGACCTCGACGCCGCCCTCGCGAAGCAGAAGGTCGGCCCCGCCGACGCCATCGCCCTCGAGGCCTCCCGCACCAGCCTCGCCCGCACCGAGAAGCTGAACGAGCTGACCCAGCTCGCCCCCGCCCAGATGGAGGGCGCCCGCAACGACGTGAAGCGCCTGGAGGACCTCGTCAAGGGCGAGCAGATCCTCCTCGACCAGGCCGTCGAGACCAACCGCCAGAACCTGAAGAACTTCCAGGACAAGATGGCCCGCTCCCTCATCAAGTCCCCGATCGACGGCGTCCTCACCGCCATCGCCAATTCGGACAACGAGCTCGTCACCGAGGGCAACGTCGTCTTCACCATCGCCCAGCCGACCACCTACGTCAGCGGCCAGGTGAACGAGGAGGACGTCGGCCGGATCACCGACAAGCTCAAGGCCAAGCTCCGCCTCTACTCCTTCCCCGACATCGAGCTCCTCGCCAGCGTCACCTCGGTCCTCCCCTACCCCGATCCCGCCACCCAGCGCTACACCGTCATCCTCTCCCTCGACAATCCCCCGCCGAACCTCATGGCCGGCATGACCGGGGAGATGAACGTCATCATCGGCAAGCGGGAGAACTCCCTCCTCATCCCCACATCGGCGATCCGCAACGGCCGGGTCTTCGTCGTCGGTTCCGGCGGCACCGTCTCCCCGCGCAACGTGAAGTTCGGCTTCCGCAGCATGGAGACCACCGAGATCCTCGAGGGCATCCAGGAAGGAGAGAGGGTCATCGTCGCCGACCAAGACCTATTCCACCCCGGCGACCACGTCCGCGCCCTCGAGATCAACCCCGACGCCACCGGCCATTGA
- a CDS encoding ABC transporter permease, protein MKPSLYIALRFTAARKRSLVFSLSGVILGVAFFICTQAQTQGFEKFFIETVLGTSGAVTVGDRFQPRYDPLLKKEDGAAVSGQQSRKYYSGVDNPGLVIRCLESYSSVLAVAPYVEGNVTLRTNFKEDVVKLQGIDLAAQMQATTLKGQIIEGDIDRFKYRPYGLLVGTLLANKLQVHAGEIVYVAGTTGNPRAFTIEGIFQSGINAVDQTRVYAHLATAQSILNKPYQITSIVVRLRDPQRAPQIAAQFEQQFLHVSRSWQDREQGNLAIFHALRLSSAIVVSLIILLAGFGIFNILTMTVLNKVREIAILRSMGYRRGDIQAIFLFQGLIIASIGSAVGCLIGAALTYTISLIPLHMRGIMNTDHFVVAWSSSHYVWAVLIAFASVLVASYFPARRAATLPPVNTLRGSGQ, encoded by the coding sequence GTGAAGCCCTCCCTCTACATCGCCCTCCGCTTCACCGCCGCCCGGAAACGGTCCCTCGTCTTCAGCCTCTCCGGCGTCATCCTCGGCGTCGCCTTCTTCATCTGCACCCAGGCCCAGACGCAGGGATTCGAGAAATTCTTCATCGAGACCGTCCTCGGCACCTCCGGCGCCGTCACCGTCGGGGACCGCTTCCAGCCCCGCTACGACCCCCTCCTGAAGAAGGAGGACGGCGCCGCCGTCAGCGGCCAGCAATCCCGCAAATACTATTCCGGCGTCGACAACCCGGGCCTCGTCATCCGCTGCCTGGAATCGTACTCCTCTGTCCTCGCCGTCGCCCCCTACGTCGAGGGGAACGTCACCCTCCGGACGAACTTCAAGGAAGACGTCGTCAAGCTCCAGGGCATCGACCTCGCCGCCCAGATGCAGGCCACCACCCTCAAGGGCCAGATCATCGAGGGCGACATCGACCGCTTCAAATACCGCCCCTACGGCCTCCTCGTCGGCACCCTCCTCGCCAACAAGCTCCAGGTCCACGCGGGGGAGATCGTCTACGTCGCCGGGACCACCGGGAATCCCCGCGCCTTCACCATCGAGGGGATCTTCCAGTCGGGCATCAACGCCGTCGACCAGACCCGCGTCTACGCCCACCTCGCCACCGCGCAGAGCATCCTGAACAAGCCCTACCAGATCACCTCCATCGTCGTCCGCCTCCGCGATCCCCAACGCGCCCCCCAGATCGCCGCCCAGTTCGAGCAGCAGTTCCTCCACGTCTCCCGCAGCTGGCAGGACCGGGAGCAGGGGAACCTCGCCATCTTCCACGCCCTCCGCCTCTCCTCCGCCATCGTCGTCTCCCTCATCATCCTCCTCGCCGGCTTCGGCATCTTCAACATCCTCACCATGACGGTCCTCAACAAGGTCCGCGAGATCGCCATCCTCCGCTCCATGGGCTACCGGCGCGGCGACATCCAGGCCATCTTCCTCTTCCAGGGCCTCATCATCGCCTCGATCGGCTCCGCCGTCGGCTGCCTCATCGGGGCCGCCCTCACCTACACCATCTCCCTCATCCCCCTCCACATGCGCGGCATCATGAACACCGACCACTTCGTCGTCGCCTGGTCGTCCTCCCACTACGTCTGGGCCGTTCTCATCGCCTTCGCCTCGGTCCTCGTCGCCAGCTACTTCCCCGCCCGCCGCGCCGCCACCCTCCCGCCCGTGAACACCCTCCGCGGCTCCGGCCAATAA